One Zeugodacus cucurbitae isolate PBARC_wt_2022May chromosome 3, idZeuCucr1.2, whole genome shotgun sequence genomic region harbors:
- the LOC105219662 gene encoding polycystic kidney disease 2-like 2 protein: protein MNFESRVKYDSESNIKKALRTILLYCVFIVMTTIVAVAARHHYMYYFNHAIKRHFLINERLVTYNEWWSEVANYFVPDVLMPPQASNESAANENPSNSSTAEDKLIKLEENILLGTPRLRQLRVLETNCSGNRAFVKHFHFICYPEYSYADQKTTGEHIGAKYESYYTLSTMPIDGRIHTYWGGGFVQNLDRNINVTWPLIESLDQLEWLDRGTRLMAFEFTLYNKNTDLLNNVKIIGEVPVTGGVFLYIQVQAVQKHAVWTGSIWIILSAILFYIIAMYYLVMEILEWRKRGTKRYLKSFWTLTDLVILLLVFLSFSYNIFHPIYLYYYLKSATAAPTEYHSLDVICWLNSHYMNLIAIMAFLVWIKIFQIFTFNKTSIQLNATFVRCYRDLLSFVLIFLIIFLSYAMLGMLLFGHAHEDFFVFPIAFWSVMRMVLADFDYVGVEQANPVLAPIYFFSFIIIVYFILINMFLAIIYDTFRDIKKYEIPPERRQLPQFLKKYWDKGKDGGKRALNKIGLCKRSNAKRNTEPTRKMNDENEPPFPPSPRPEKKMRVPRNEILQNYFEAIKNKRDAEQIDNLTKHIETLEAILAKMSDEIKRLEAETPDPSTRPEPPRQPKTPPRLKIFVNRKK, encoded by the exons ATGAATTTCGAATCACGCGTTAAATATGATAGTGAATCAAATATCAAGAAAGCGCTGCGGACCATATTACTTTATTGTGTCTTCATAGTAATGACCACTATAG TTGCCGTCGCCGCGCGTCACCATTACATGTACTATTTCAATCACGCCATTAAACGACACTTCTTGATCAACGAAAGGTTGGTCACCTACAACGAATGGTGGTCGGAAGTGGCGAACTATTTTGTGCCGGATGTGCTGATGCCGCCACAAGCGAGCAATGAGAGTGCGGCTAACGAAAATCCAAGTAATTCAAGCACAGCTGAAGACAAGCTTATAAAATTGGAAGAGAATATACTACTGGGAACACCACGTTTACGTCAGCTGCGCGTGCTGGAGACGAATTGCAGCGGCAATCGTGCTTTTGTGAAgcactttcatttcatttgttatcCAGAGTATTCATATGCCGATCAGAAAACCACGGGTGAACATATAGG CGCCAAATATGAATCATATTACACTTTGAGTACAATGCCGATCGACGGACGCATACACACCTATTGGGGTGGTGGATTTGTGCAGAATTTGGATCGAAATATAAATGTAACGTGGCCACTGATAGAATCTTTGGATCAATTGGAATGGTTGGATCGTGGCACACGGTTAATGGCTTTCGAATTTACGCTCTACAATAAAAATACGGATCTTCTCAATAATGTCAA AATTATCGGCGAAGTGCCGGTCACTGGTGGCGTCTTCTTATACATACAAGTGCAGGCGGTGCAAAAACATGCCGTCTGGACTGGTAGCATATGGATCATACTCTCAGCAATTTTATTCTATATTATTGCAATGTACTATCTCGTTATGGAAATATTGGAATGGCGCAAGCGTGGTACCAAACgatatttaaaaagcttttggaCCTTAACAGACTTAGTTATACTGCTA CTTGTTTTCCTCTCCTTCagctataatatttttcatccgatttatttatattattatctgaAAAGTGCTACAGCTGCACCAACGGAATACCATAGTCTGGATGTGATTTGTTGGTTGAACTCGCATTATATGAATTTAATAGCGATAATGGCGTTCTTAGTTtggattaaaatatttcaaattttcactttcaataaGACATCGATACAGTTAAATGCGACGTTCGTAAGG TGCTATAGAGATCTGCTCAGCTTCGTACTTATATTTCTCATCATCTTTCTCTCATATGCCATGCTCGGCATGTTACTATTCGGTCATGCACACGAGGATTTTTTCGTTTTCCCCATTGCATTTTGGAGCGTTATGCGTATGGTATTGGCCGATTTTGATTATGTGGGCGTGGAACAGGCCAATCCCGTCTTGGCACCAATATACTTTTTCTCCTTcataataattgtatatttcATACTAATT AATATGTTTTTGGCCATCATTTACGACACCTTTcgcgatataaaaaaatacgaaataccACCGGAGAGAAGACAGTTGCCGCAATTCTTAAAAAAGTACTGGGATAAGGGCAAAGATGGCGGTAAGCGAGCGCTCAATAAAATAGGGCTATGTAAGCGTTCGAATGCGAAGCGAAACACGGAACCAACTCGCAAAATGAACGATGAAAATGAGCCACCATTTCCACCATCACCAAGGCCAGAGAAGAAGATGCGCGTGCCGCGGAATGAGATACTACAAAA CTACTTTGAAGCTATCAAGAACAAACGTGACGCCGAGCAAATAGACAA tttgaCTAAACATATAGAGACCTTAGAGgcaattttagctaaaatgagTGATGAAATTAAGCGTCTCGAAGCCGAGACACCTGATCCGAGCACGCGCCCAGAGCCACCAAGACAGCCGAAAACACCGCCGCGCCTCAAGATATTCGTAAATCGCAAGAAAtaa